CAAACCCAGGCTACTGGCTGTGACCAAGATGGATCTCATCGAGCCTGATCAATATAGTGCGGTCAAAAGAAAACTGCCCAAGGGAGTGCCTTACTGTTTGATTTCTGCTGTCAATCAATATGGCTTGGGAGAATTAAAAGACAAGATTTGGGCACTGATCCATCAAGGTCAGGAAGGTACAGAAGGCGCTTAATGCTGTTTATAAGTTGCACCCCTTACGATTAAAAATTGCGCTATCAAATAGGTGAGCATGATCCAGGTCCCTGCTTGTGGTATGGCCATCTTAAATCGGTTGATGGCTAGTAAGCTGTCAGAAAGTACAAAAAACAAAGCCCCGACCACAGAGATATATCCACCTATTTTGAATGACCTCCAACTCTGCCAAGCCATCAAAGTGAGGACTAGTCCATAGATCGTCACCGGAACCTGTAGGGCCAGCGGCATGCCAGGATACAAAACTGCTAAAAAGGTGATAAAATAAAGCAAATAAGCCACGAACCAGTACTTTGAAATACTCCTTGGTCCCAGTCGGAAGAAGCTCAGAATATACATGCATTGAGCACAGAGAAAAGCACCTAGTCCAAAGTAAAAATAGAGTGGTTGATATAATGTTTTTTCAAACTGCAACAGCACATCTCCAGCTGTGCTAAAGGCCAAAGCGGCA
The window above is part of the Saprospiraceae bacterium genome. Proteins encoded here:
- a CDS encoding lysoplasmalogenase, whose translation is MLRRSYLPYFFVALLHLIAEFFSWSDITIYTKPLLMPVLAVGFYFSLTSVSKNLPYIKSLLAALAFSTAGDVLLQFEKTLYQPLYFYFGLGAFLCAQCMYILSFFRLGPRSISKYWFVAYLLYFITFLAVLYPGMPLALQVPVTIYGLVLTLMAWQSWRSFKIGGYISVVGALFFVLSDSLLAINRFKMAIPQAGTWIMLTYLIAQFLIVRGATYKQH